GCCAGCGCCGTCACCTGGACCACGTCCACCACCTCGACCCCCAGGGAGGGCCGCCGCACCCGGCCGTAGCGGATCAGGTCGCCGGCGATGCGGCGCACGTCGTTGGCGGGGATGGCGAAGCCCAGCCCCTCAAAGTGGTCCTGGGAACCGCCGCTGCCGGCGATCTTGACGGTGTTGATCCCGATGACCCGGCCGCGGGCGTCCACCAGGGCCCCGCCGCTGTTGCCCGGGTTGATGGCCGCGTCGGTCTGGATCAGCCTGAAGATCCGTTCGCCCACCACCGGGGCGCCTGCGGCGGGCGGCGGCATCGGCTGGAACAGTTCCTCCCGCACCCCGCTGACGATGCCCAGGCTGACGGACCGGAAGAGCCCGGCCGGGCTGCCGATAGCCGCCACCCACTGGCCCACCCGCACCCGGTCGGAATCGGCGAAGGTCGCCGGCTGGAGGGGGCCCGCCCTCCTGGGGTCGACCCACAGCACGGCAAGGTCGGAATACGGGTAGTCTTCGGCGACCAGCCGCGCCGGCACCCGCCGTCCGGAGGGAAGCAGGATTTCGATGCGCTGGGGATGGATGTCCCGGGGCCGGGCCGGTCCGCTGCCGGCGCGGCCCTGGCTGCCTCCGGGAGGGGAGGCTGGGGGCGACGGCGCCCCGCCGGGAGCGCTGGCGGAGCCGGAGCCGCCCGCGGTGGTCTCGGGGGGAGCCGGCATAGAAACCACGTGGTGGTTGGTGACAATGAAGCCCCGGGCATCGAAGATGACCCCAGAGCCCGTCGCCCGGGCTGCCACCACGGGAGCTCCCGTCACGGGATGGGGTCGCAGGTAGGTGCTGATGACACCGACCACCGAAGGCCCGGCGATGCGGTGGATCGCCTCGGCGGGGGATGACGCGGCGGGGCCGGCGAGCCACAGACCCGCACCCAGGATACCGGGCTTGGCCAGCCAGGCAGCGCCTGCACCCACCAGCCCGCCCACCACCCCGGCCAGCAGCGCCAGAGCCCAGCCACCGGCCAGCCGGCGTACAGCGCGGCGGGCCCCTTCGCGGAATCCTTTCACCGGCCTGCCTCCTCGGGTCAGGAGCCCGGTGCCCCCGGCAGCAAGCGTGCCGGTTCGACCCCGTAGACCTGGCGGGCCGCCGCGGCAAAGGGGCGCCCCGCGGCCAGCTCCCGGGCCAGCTGGGCCAGATGGCCGGGCCCGGCCTGGGCGGCCAGCCGGTCGTAGAGGCACAGGGCCGCGCCGTAGGCATCGTCCGTGGGCAGGGAGGCAAAGCCGCCGTTCAGGTCGTCCCATGCCACCGGCGGGCACCGTCCGGCCCAGCTGAAGGTGAAGCCCGTCAGCTCCCGGTCCACCGCCTGCGCGAGGCCCTCGGTGAACCAGGCGGGATAATTGCCCAGGGCCGCCCGGTCCAGCAGCCAGTGGGCCAGCTCGTGGGGCACCGGTCCCAGGCGCATGAAGGTTTCCCGCTCCCCCGCCCAGGTCAGAGGATCGGCCACGTGGATCACGCCCGCGGCGTAGAACCCCAGGGGCGGGTCCTGCGGGTCCCATCCGAAACTACGCGCCAGGTCGGCCGGGGATGCGTGCACCACGAACACCGCCGGCTGGTCGGGCAACGGCAGGCCGGTGACCTGGGCCACCCGCGGCAAGGAGGCAAGGGCGTAGTCCCGTACCCAGAAGGCCCCTTCCTGGTGGCCGGCGGGGTAGATCACCTGCACGGGACCTGCGGCCAGCTGCTCCCAGCCCGGCCGCGGCAGCTGGACGGCAGCCCGGGAGGCGGCGGTGCGAGCCGTCCAGGCCACCTGGGCGGCCCGCACCGAGGGCGAGGCGCCACCGGGCGCCATACCCAGCACCCATCCCAGCAAGGCGACCAGCAACAGGGCTGCCAGCCGGCGCCGGAGGTGGGCTCGGTGCGGGCCCCCGGTTACAGGGTCCGGGGCGCCACCGCCCGTCGCAGGATCCGAAGCGCCGCCCGCAGCCGGGCAGGCAGCCGGCGCAAGAAGGCAGGCGGAAGCCGGCACGCCGGAACCGGGCCGATCCGCGGGCAGGTCCGCGGGCCGGCCCGTCCCGGGCGCGCGCCGGTTGCGCAAGAACTGTTGGATCCAGCGATGCAAAATCCCCATGGTGGCGCCTCCTCCGGTCTCTCCCGCCTTTCTTTGTACAGCGGGGCGGTGGAAGGCGCCACGTAAGAACTGCCACAGCGCACGTCAGTCACGTTCCAAGGGGCCGGATGGAGCGACGATAGGCTTGGATGATCCCAGGCCCCCAGCACCGGCGCGTCCAGGCTCGCGCCGCCCGCACCCTCAGGCAGGAAGGAACGAGCGGCACCCGGGCTGGGTGCCGCCCTCTGGGATTCTGGATCGCTCGGGGATCAGAGCAGGCAGCCCCACGGCATCAGGGCAGGTAGGGCCATGGCGAGACGGCGCAGCCGGGGCTTGGGCAGCGGCGCACCTCGAAGTGCAGGTGGGAGCCGGTGCTGTGGCCGGTGCTCCCGACGTAGCCGATGACCTCGCCCTGGGCGACCCCCTCGCCCACGCGCACCGCGATGCGGCTCATGTGCGCGTAGTAGGTGTACAACCCACCCTGGTGACGGATCTGGACGGCGTAGCCGTACCCGCCTGCCCAGCCTGCACTGACCACCGTGCCGCCGTCGGCGGCCCGCACCGCCTGGCCCGTAACGCCGTCGATGTCGATGCCGGTGTGCAGGGAGCCCCAGCGCGGGCCGTAATTGGAGGTGATGCGACCGCGCAGCGGCCAGATGAAGCGGCCCGTGCTGACACCGGCCACGGGCCTGGTGCCGATGACCACGATGCGGTCTACCGGCTGGCGAGTGACCTCTTCCTTGACCTTCTCTTGTTCGACGATGCGGCCGTCCTGGCGCTTGACGGCGTAGGTGATGACCTTCTCGCCGTATTCGCCCTCCTGTTTCACCCGCTGCTTGCCCGCATCCAGATCGTCGTCGTACTCGCGGCGGGTGGCGAAGGGCACGCGCTCGGTGACCACCAGGAGTTCCTCGGACTCGAAGCTGATCCACTGCTCCGGCACGTTGAGGCGCAACTCCTGGCCGGGCTGCAGGCGCTCCGGGTCGACGTCCGGATTCGCCGCCAGCAACTGGTCGACCGTGAGGCCGTTGGCGGAGGCGATGGTCCAGGGCGACTCGCCCTCCCGGACCACGTGCACCTTCTCCTCTTCCTTGCCGGCCGCCAGCATGGCGAGAACCTGGACCGCATCCTTGATCTGATCGACGGGTACGTTGTCGCGCTCCTGGAATTCCACCTTCTGGCGGATGGCCACCCGGCGAACGTCCAGCTTGCCCTCGCCGGCGCGGGCCTCCAGCTCCCGGACGTACCGCGCCTTCAACTCGTCCAGGACGGACTGGGCCGCTTCTCTCGATGGCAGCGCCGCTACTTCCTGACCGTCGACCACCAGCACGGTCGCCCGGGTCAGGAAATCGCCCGCTGCCCGCAAGCGCTCCGCCAGGGCATCCTGGGAGAGGGTGGGGTACCGGTCGTGGGTCACGATCTGCTCGACTGAAGGCGGCGTGGCGAGGCGCACCGGAAAGCCGAACTGGTTGCTGGCGTCGCGCTCGGCCTGGGCCACGGCGTCACCCACCGTCTGCTGGCCGGCGACATACCCCAGGGTCTCGCCCCGCAACTCCACACGGTAATAGGTCGACTGGGACTGGACGTAGACCGTGGTGCCAAACAGGTACACCACGATAGCGGCGGGAATAAGGGCAACCCACCAGCGCCTCCCCCCCGGCGGCGCGTGGGAGCCAAAGAACGACAGGATTCGCTTGTCCACGGGCCGATTCTCCCTCCCCGGAGGATGCGGAACCCATAAAGGGGATTCGCACGCCCACCAGGTTTTCCTTCTGGTGGACAGCCCTTTTTTCGCATTTGCAGGGTCCTCGCCGTCAACAAGCCGGGAAGGCGGCCCGTCCCGGGCCAATTACGGTTCATGCGCGGCCGGTGCTTGTCCAGATTGGTCAACGCCAGCCCGCCAGCCACGCGGCGTACTCGACGGGCGCGCGGTGGATGCGTTCCAGGGCCTGCGGGTCGTGGGCAAAGATGCCCAGGTCCGGCCCGCCGTTGCATTCCAGCAGCCAGAGGCGCCCGCCCTCGTCCACCGCCAGGTCCAGGCCGGGGTCGGCCAGGTGGGCAAAGCCGCGATCCAGGGCAGCGGCAGCAGCGCGGCCTGTTCCAGCTCGCAGGCGAGTTCC
This is a stretch of genomic DNA from Thermaerobacter sp. PB12/4term. It encodes these proteins:
- a CDS encoding M23 family metallopeptidase; this encodes MDKRILSFFGSHAPPGGRRWWVALIPAAIVVYLFGTTVYVQSQSTYYRVELRGETLGYVAGQQTVGDAVAQAERDASNQFGFPVRLATPPSVEQIVTHDRYPTLSQDALAERLRAAGDFLTRATVLVVDGQEVAALPSREAAQSVLDELKARYVRELEARAGEGKLDVRRVAIRQKVEFQERDNVPVDQIKDAVQVLAMLAAGKEEEKVHVVREGESPWTIASANGLTVDQLLAANPDVDPERLQPGQELRLNVPEQWISFESEELLVVTERVPFATRREYDDDLDAGKQRVKQEGEYGEKVITYAVKRQDGRIVEQEKVKEEVTRQPVDRIVVIGTRPVAGVSTGRFIWPLRGRITSNYGPRWGSLHTGIDIDGVTGQAVRAADGGTVVSAGWAGGYGYAVQIRHQGGLYTYYAHMSRIAVRVGEGVAQGEVIGYVGSTGHSTGSHLHFEVRRCPSPGCAVSPWPYLP
- a CDS encoding S1C family serine protease, whose translation is MKGFREGARRAVRRLAGGWALALLAGVVGGLVGAGAAWLAKPGILGAGLWLAGPAASSPAEAIHRIAGPSVVGVISTYLRPHPVTGAPVVAARATGSGVIFDARGFIVTNHHVVSMPAPPETTAGGSGSASAPGGAPSPPASPPGGSQGRAGSGPARPRDIHPQRIEILLPSGRRVPARLVAEDYPYSDLAVLWVDPRRAGPLQPATFADSDRVRVGQWVAAIGSPAGLFRSVSLGIVSGVREELFQPMPPPAAGAPVVGERIFRLIQTDAAINPGNSGGALVDARGRVIGINTVKIAGSGGSQDHFEGLGFAIPANDVRRIAGDLIRYGRVRRPSLGVEVVDVVQVTALAREDPAWALEFATALARGRGAVIWRVEPGSPAARAGLARGEVVVGCDGEPVHDTVDLLRIIDGKAAGQQVTLEVAGAAGTRRIQVTLAELGT